One window from the genome of Spirosoma rhododendri encodes:
- a CDS encoding glycoside hydrolase family 140 protein, whose product MTIDLLMPLSFRLFVSLLLLSTISLAQPKLAQPVDFSGPLRVSDDHRNIVQATEQPFFYLGDTAWELLHRLNRAETERYLQKRAEQGFTVIQTVALAELDGLNTPNANGDKPLINNDPTMPNDAYFRHVDFVIDRAAELGLVIGLLPTWGDKLFKNSWGTGPEIFNPTNAQTYGQWIGNRYRNRHNIIWILGGDRQPRDGSNDLAVWRAMAAGIEQGVGGADKALMSYHAQPLPASAGGSGKWFQNDSWFDFSMHQTGHCRDAAVYDNIAVSYAKQPTKPTMDAEPIYEDHPVCFNVKDLGTSNAHDVRRSAYLALLAGAFGHTYGCHAVWQMAAPGREPVNSPHFTWSEALDLPGARQMKHVRRLFTARSMLDRKPDQTMLIEQSDEPASRVQASRGNDYAFIYTTAGRPFTMQLGRISGKNLTVGWFNPRTGEWTKSDSVSNQGQHRFVPPTSGYGQDWVLTLDDSDRNYPAF is encoded by the coding sequence ATGACTATCGATCTGCTTATGCCGCTCTCGTTCCGCCTGTTTGTCTCCCTACTTCTATTGTCTACGATCAGTCTGGCGCAGCCAAAACTGGCGCAACCGGTTGATTTTTCGGGTCCGTTGCGCGTGTCGGATGATCATCGAAACATTGTGCAGGCCACTGAGCAACCGTTTTTTTATCTGGGTGATACGGCTTGGGAGTTACTTCACCGGCTGAATCGGGCGGAGACGGAGCGGTATCTGCAAAAACGGGCCGAGCAGGGCTTCACCGTTATTCAGACCGTAGCGCTGGCGGAACTCGACGGACTGAATACGCCCAATGCGAACGGCGATAAACCCCTGATAAACAATGATCCGACCATGCCGAACGACGCGTACTTCCGGCACGTAGACTTTGTCATCGACCGGGCGGCTGAGCTGGGTCTGGTGATCGGACTGCTGCCAACCTGGGGCGATAAGCTGTTCAAAAATAGCTGGGGTACCGGTCCGGAAATTTTCAACCCGACCAACGCCCAGACGTACGGGCAATGGATCGGCAACCGGTACCGTAATCGGCATAACATCATCTGGATTCTGGGGGGCGACCGACAACCCCGCGACGGCAGCAACGATCTGGCCGTCTGGCGGGCGATGGCGGCCGGTATCGAGCAGGGCGTTGGCGGTGCCGATAAAGCCCTGATGAGTTACCATGCCCAGCCGCTGCCCGCGTCCGCTGGCGGTTCTGGGAAGTGGTTTCAGAACGACAGCTGGTTCGACTTTTCCATGCACCAGACCGGGCATTGCCGCGATGCCGCCGTGTACGACAATATTGCGGTCAGCTACGCCAAACAGCCAACCAAGCCGACGATGGATGCGGAGCCGATCTACGAAGACCACCCGGTATGCTTCAACGTGAAGGATCTGGGCACATCGAACGCGCACGACGTTCGTCGGTCAGCTTACCTCGCTCTGCTCGCAGGTGCGTTCGGCCACACCTACGGCTGTCACGCCGTCTGGCAGATGGCCGCGCCTGGCCGCGAGCCGGTCAATAGTCCACATTTCACGTGGAGCGAAGCCCTTGATTTGCCCGGTGCCCGCCAGATGAAGCACGTACGCCGACTGTTCACCGCCCGCTCCATGCTCGACCGCAAACCTGACCAGACAATGCTAATCGAGCAGAGCGACGAGCCGGCGTCCCGCGTTCAGGCCAGCCGGGGCAATGATTACGCCTTTATCTACACTACCGCCGGTCGGCCGTTTACGATGCAGTTGGGGCGTATTTCGGGCAAGAATCTGACAGTTGGCTGGTTTAATCCAAGGACGGGCGAGTGGACGAAAAGCGACAGCGTATCAAATCAGGGGCAGCACAGATTCGTACCACCGACATCGGGCTACGGGCAGGACTGGGTGCTCACGCTGGATGACAGCGATCGTAACTATCCTGCGTTCTGA
- a CDS encoding metallophosphoesterase, translated as MNRAALVFIAPAIFLLIDTYVYQAIRYLSRSASDSTQRTIAFIYWGFTILSLVAYVGMQLIPADSLSRQARTFIWAGIAIPYFSKVFVVIFMLIDDIGRFFRWIVSLFYKPEVREAVVDSNNATIPATDTIPRSEFLMKTALIAGSIPLVGFSWGILSGAHDYRIRRIKLPLKNLPSGFNGMTIAQISDIHSGSFFNKTAVKGGVEMLMGQKPDMVFFTGDLVNSTADEVNSYIDVFDKVKAPMGVYSTLGNHDYGRYVQWPSVQAERQNVLNVIAAHKQMGWNIMLDENKILEQNGDKIALIGVQNLGFGPAALRMGNLAKAYQGTQDYPVKLLLSHDPTHWDAEVRPRFSDIDVTFSGHTHGAQFGVELGDVRWSPAQYFYKQWAGLYQDGDQRLYVNRGYGYIGYPGRVGILPEITIFELVKA; from the coding sequence ATGAATCGTGCCGCCCTGGTGTTTATTGCCCCGGCAATCTTCCTCCTCATTGACACCTACGTTTATCAGGCCATTCGGTATCTGAGTCGCTCGGCCAGCGACAGTACTCAACGTACCATCGCGTTTATTTACTGGGGCTTTACGATCCTGTCGCTCGTGGCTTACGTAGGAATGCAGCTGATTCCCGCCGATTCGCTTAGCCGACAGGCGCGGACGTTTATCTGGGCCGGTATCGCCATCCCCTACTTCTCCAAAGTCTTCGTCGTGATCTTCATGCTGATCGACGACATCGGTCGGTTTTTCCGCTGGATCGTATCGTTGTTCTACAAACCCGAAGTGCGCGAAGCCGTTGTCGACTCGAACAACGCGACCATACCAGCAACGGACACTATTCCGCGCTCTGAGTTTCTGATGAAAACGGCCCTGATTGCCGGATCGATACCGCTGGTTGGCTTCTCGTGGGGTATTCTGTCGGGGGCGCACGACTACCGCATCCGGCGCATCAAGCTGCCGCTGAAAAACCTGCCGTCCGGCTTCAACGGTATGACCATCGCGCAGATCTCCGACATTCACTCAGGCAGTTTCTTCAACAAAACAGCGGTAAAAGGCGGTGTCGAGATGCTGATGGGCCAGAAACCGGATATGGTTTTTTTCACTGGTGATCTCGTGAACAGTACGGCCGACGAGGTAAACTCGTACATCGACGTATTCGACAAGGTGAAAGCACCGATGGGTGTGTATTCGACGCTAGGCAACCACGACTACGGCCGGTATGTGCAGTGGCCGAGCGTACAGGCTGAGCGGCAAAACGTACTCAATGTCATTGCCGCGCACAAGCAGATGGGCTGGAACATCATGCTCGACGAAAACAAGATTCTGGAGCAGAACGGCGATAAAATTGCGCTGATTGGTGTGCAGAATCTGGGCTTTGGACCTGCTGCGCTACGCATGGGTAATCTGGCTAAAGCGTATCAGGGAACGCAGGATTACCCGGTCAAACTGTTGCTTTCCCACGACCCTACGCACTGGGACGCCGAGGTTCGCCCCCGCTTTTCCGATATCGACGTAACGTTTAGTGGTCACACGCATGGAGCCCAATTTGGCGTCGAACTGGGCGACGTACGCTGGAGTCCGGCGCAGTATTTCTACAAGCAGTGGGCCGGGCTGTACCAGGATGGCGATCAGCGGCTTTATGTCAATCGGGGATATGGTTATATTGGTTATCCGGGCCGGGTTGGCATCCTGCCGGAGATTACAATTTTCGAGTTGGTCAAAGCATGA
- a CDS encoding dienelactone hydrolase family protein → MKITFFTLTALVLSFFAPEKKQEDTKIPLCHGPANGMSLLAADPNFAKAHAEPLPFHYESKAGEMVKFKTPDGKMADGFLLKAKKPSDKWLLVYQEWWGLNDYIKMQAETYYNDLSDVNVLALDMYDGKVATKQEDAAKYMQGADQNRLQAITKGALMYAGPKAKVASVGWCFGGMLSLQSAILSGKQAVGCVMYYGFPIQDVSKLKMLDTDVLAFFGTKDGFIKQESVKEFEENMKKADEKLMVKMYDADHAFANPSNPNFDKAATEDAYKRSLTYLKSKLKA, encoded by the coding sequence ATGAAGATTACTTTCTTTACGCTAACCGCGCTGGTTCTGTCTTTTTTTGCACCCGAAAAGAAGCAGGAAGACACCAAGATTCCCCTTTGCCACGGCCCGGCCAATGGTATGTCGCTGCTCGCAGCCGATCCTAACTTCGCCAAAGCACACGCTGAGCCGCTACCGTTTCATTACGAGAGCAAGGCGGGCGAAATGGTTAAGTTCAAAACGCCCGATGGTAAGATGGCCGACGGATTTCTGCTGAAAGCCAAAAAACCATCTGATAAGTGGCTACTCGTATATCAGGAGTGGTGGGGTCTGAACGATTACATCAAAATGCAGGCTGAAACGTACTACAACGACCTGAGCGACGTGAACGTGCTGGCGCTGGATATGTATGACGGCAAAGTAGCTACCAAGCAGGAAGATGCGGCTAAATACATGCAGGGTGCCGATCAGAACCGGTTGCAGGCCATTACGAAAGGTGCCCTGATGTACGCTGGTCCGAAAGCGAAAGTTGCCAGCGTAGGCTGGTGCTTCGGTGGTATGCTGTCGCTGCAATCGGCGATTCTGAGTGGTAAGCAGGCCGTTGGTTGCGTGATGTATTACGGCTTCCCGATCCAGGACGTCAGCAAGCTGAAAATGCTCGACACCGACGTACTGGCGTTCTTCGGTACGAAAGATGGCTTCATCAAGCAGGAGTCGGTGAAGGAGTTCGAAGAGAACATGAAGAAGGCCGACGAGAAGCTGATGGTGAAGATGTACGATGCTGATCACGCGTTTGCTAACCCCAGTAACCCTAACTTCGACAAGGCTGCTACGGAAGACGCATACAAGCGGTCGCTGACTTACCTGAAGTCGAAACTGAAGGCGTAA
- a CDS encoding gamma-glutamylcyclotransferase family protein, whose protein sequence is MGSRPTHLFVYGTLRVTFTNPAAVQLRQVCQYVGEGLMPGRLYDLGDYPGAIHLPTAHALVHGSVYALLTAPDALLATLDSYEGVNTPPDPADEYRRESVLISLPNQRIDCWVYLYNQAITDQHCIEAGDYVQYLEA, encoded by the coding sequence ATGGGATCACGACCAACTCATTTATTTGTATATGGCACTCTTCGGGTCACATTTACCAATCCAGCCGCTGTACAGCTACGACAGGTTTGTCAATACGTGGGGGAGGGGCTGATGCCGGGCAGGCTATACGATCTTGGCGATTACCCCGGGGCTATCCATCTGCCCACAGCCCATGCGCTGGTCCACGGCTCCGTGTATGCGTTGCTAACGGCACCAGATGCGTTGTTGGCAACGCTCGATAGCTACGAAGGCGTTAACACACCGCCCGACCCCGCCGACGAGTACAGACGTGAATCAGTGCTGATTTCGCTGCCTAATCAGCGCATTGATTGCTGGGTCTATCTGTACAATCAGGCCATAACAGACCAGCACTGCATCGAAGCCGGTGACTATGTGCAGTATCTGGAAGCATAA
- the typA gene encoding translational GTPase TypA, with translation MQSIRNIAIIAHVDHGKTTLVDKIIHASKLFRENQEFGDLILDNNDLERERGITIVSKNVSVRYKDVKINIIDTPGHSDFGGEVERVLKMADGVCLLVDAFEGAMPQTRFVLGKALALGLKPIVIVNKVDKENCRPEEVHEEVFDLMFNLGATEDQLDFPTVYGSSKQGWMGPDWKTPTDNITYLLDTIVSTIPAAPVNEGLPQMQITSLDYSAFVGRIAIGRVHRGTLKEGANMALVKADGSIKKVKIKELQTFEGLGKNKVAEVQCGDICAVTGLEEFEIGDTLTDAEKPEALTRIAVDEPTMNMLFTINNSPFFGKEGKFVTSRHLRDRLYKEIEKNLALRVETTDSEDRFLVYGRGILHLSVLIETMRREGYELQVGQPQVLYKEDENGQRLEPVETLVVDVPEETAGKVIELATQRKGELLIMEPKGDLQHLEFEIPSRGLIGLRSNVLTATFGEAVMSHRFKEYQPYRGTIPERINGSLISMTSGVATAYSIDKLQDRGIFFVEPGEELYTGMVIGEHNRQNDIVVNVMTAKQLTNMRASGSDSNVKIAPKVSFSLEESMEYIQKDEYLEVTPKSMRIRKIYLDENERKRNASKFVMA, from the coding sequence ATGCAATCGATTCGCAACATAGCCATTATTGCCCACGTCGACCACGGCAAAACAACACTGGTCGATAAGATTATCCATGCATCGAAGCTGTTTCGGGAGAATCAGGAGTTCGGTGATCTGATCCTTGACAACAATGATCTGGAACGTGAGCGGGGTATCACCATCGTTTCTAAGAACGTATCGGTTCGATACAAGGACGTTAAAATCAACATCATCGATACACCGGGCCACAGTGACTTCGGCGGTGAGGTAGAGCGCGTGCTTAAAATGGCCGACGGCGTTTGCCTGCTGGTAGATGCATTTGAGGGCGCCATGCCGCAAACGCGTTTTGTACTGGGAAAAGCACTCGCGCTGGGTCTTAAGCCAATCGTGATTGTCAACAAAGTCGACAAGGAAAACTGCCGGCCGGAGGAAGTACACGAAGAAGTGTTCGACCTGATGTTCAACCTTGGGGCAACGGAAGATCAGCTTGATTTCCCGACTGTCTACGGTTCGTCGAAACAGGGCTGGATGGGCCCCGACTGGAAGACCCCAACCGACAACATCACCTACCTGCTCGACACGATTGTCAGCACGATCCCGGCCGCGCCGGTCAACGAAGGTCTGCCGCAGATGCAGATCACGTCGCTCGATTATTCGGCGTTCGTAGGTCGTATCGCCATCGGTCGTGTACACCGGGGAACGCTTAAAGAAGGTGCTAACATGGCACTGGTAAAGGCGGACGGCTCGATCAAGAAAGTGAAGATCAAAGAACTTCAGACATTTGAAGGACTGGGTAAAAACAAAGTAGCCGAAGTTCAGTGTGGCGACATCTGCGCCGTAACGGGTCTGGAAGAGTTCGAGATTGGCGATACGCTGACCGACGCCGAAAAGCCCGAAGCACTGACTCGTATCGCCGTCGACGAGCCGACGATGAACATGCTGTTCACGATCAACAACTCGCCATTCTTTGGTAAGGAAGGTAAGTTCGTAACGTCGCGACACTTGCGTGACCGGCTTTACAAGGAAATCGAGAAGAACCTGGCGCTGCGCGTTGAAACTACCGACAGTGAAGACCGCTTCCTGGTTTATGGCCGGGGTATCCTGCACCTTTCCGTACTGATCGAGACGATGCGTCGCGAAGGCTACGAATTGCAGGTTGGCCAGCCACAGGTATTGTACAAAGAAGACGAGAACGGTCAGCGGCTGGAGCCGGTTGAAACACTCGTTGTCGACGTACCAGAGGAAACAGCCGGTAAAGTAATCGAACTGGCTACACAGCGGAAGGGTGAACTGCTGATTATGGAGCCGAAAGGCGACCTGCAACACCTTGAATTCGAGATTCCATCGCGGGGTCTGATCGGGCTGCGTTCGAACGTCCTGACGGCCACCTTTGGTGAAGCTGTGATGTCGCACCGGTTCAAGGAGTACCAGCCGTACAGAGGTACTATTCCTGAGCGGATCAACGGTTCGCTGATCTCGATGACGAGTGGTGTTGCTACGGCCTACTCAATCGACAAGCTTCAGGATCGGGGTATCTTCTTCGTTGAGCCTGGTGAAGAGCTGTATACGGGTATGGTTATTGGCGAGCACAACCGGCAGAACGATATCGTGGTAAACGTTATGACGGCCAAGCAATTGACCAACATGCGGGCATCCGGTTCGGACAGCAACGTGAAAATTGCACCGAAGGTATCGTTCTCACTGGAAGAGTCGATGGAGTACATTCAGAAGGATGAGTACCTCGAAGTGACGCCGAAATCGATGCGTATCCGGAAAATCTATCTGGACGAGAACGAACGGAAGCGGAACGCCAGCAAATTTGTGATGGCATAA
- a CDS encoding serpin family protein has protein sequence MLLNGADGQTAQAMQKTLKLDTQTLAEANQTYQNLLQNLPKADPKVTLTLANSIWYRNTFSVTQSFQDLLKQTFGATVSAENFNDAATAGKINAWASEKTNGRIPKVIDQIQPDNILFALNALYFKGNWQTQFNAGQTYDAPFTLASGQETTVRMMRQKSPMRRAFREGYAAFELPYGNDQFAMTVLLPNGTRSADSLLQAYTATEWTTLQQSMIKASVDIGLPKFTMSYETRLNSVLSAMGMADAFTNQANFSKMNPSERLTLSFVKQNTFVAVDEQGTEAAAVTTGGVSTTSVQLPTLCDKPFVFIIHERTTKTILFVGKIANPTQLN, from the coding sequence ATGCTGCTCAACGGTGCCGACGGTCAGACGGCGCAAGCCATGCAGAAGACGCTTAAACTGGATACACAAACGCTGGCGGAAGCCAATCAGACGTACCAGAATTTGCTACAGAACCTGCCCAAAGCTGACCCGAAGGTGACGCTTACGCTGGCCAATTCGATTTGGTACCGCAACACTTTTTCAGTGACACAGTCGTTTCAGGACCTGCTCAAACAAACGTTTGGTGCCACGGTTTCGGCCGAGAACTTCAACGATGCGGCCACAGCTGGCAAGATCAACGCCTGGGCCAGCGAGAAAACGAATGGCCGTATTCCCAAGGTTATCGACCAGATTCAGCCGGACAATATACTATTTGCGTTGAATGCGCTGTATTTCAAAGGCAACTGGCAAACGCAGTTCAACGCCGGGCAAACCTACGACGCTCCCTTTACGCTTGCGTCGGGCCAGGAAACGACCGTACGGATGATGCGGCAGAAGAGCCCGATGCGCCGTGCGTTTCGCGAAGGTTACGCAGCCTTCGAGTTACCCTACGGCAATGATCAGTTTGCCATGACCGTGCTGCTGCCGAACGGGACCCGCTCGGCCGATTCGTTACTACAAGCCTACACAGCAACAGAATGGACTACGCTGCAACAGAGCATGATAAAAGCCAGTGTGGATATTGGCCTGCCGAAGTTTACCATGAGCTACGAAACCCGGCTTAATTCCGTGTTGAGCGCTATGGGTATGGCAGACGCCTTCACAAATCAGGCGAACTTCAGCAAGATGAACCCATCTGAACGGTTAACGCTGAGCTTCGTAAAGCAAAATACCTTTGTTGCCGTTGATGAGCAGGGCACCGAAGCAGCTGCTGTCACTACGGGTGGTGTATCCACAACATCAGTTCAATTGCCAACTTTGTGCGACAAACCATTCGTGTTTATCATTCACGAACGGACAACCAAAACGATTTTGTTTGTAGGCAAGATCGCTAACCCGACACAATTGAATTGA
- a CDS encoding outer membrane beta-barrel protein, whose protein sequence is MNELENIPDDFWRKAFDGADERPPQGVWEAIERQLDDDSKARVLPLWGPASMPVQRALLWGTGVAASAALLLAGWWYTQSTDLPRSAASVATHTQTGTGPATASVDASPQSRVTSQQQHPASLAGLDHLPPVGTPAYRRQPSFPEQADVAMMTSAQSAISAALARHYANASIETAPSDQPAAGLESAQQPPQVFRQSISLSIVAVTTTPEQQVPAQSDPVPAEESATITLAAQPAKNQSALAKATPAEATADVATKPIRREKWASLSVMPGAFNPAVALASAPVAIASNSVQAANGHPNTANPSVDSRSSRSVAYQLSAGVQLTDRWSVETGVGYLSAQSTVESPAQVNLASVSMLTTNDAPASNNLFIDAIRSRTAGPANAYVSADRSGVQPYTTGRYSSSERQSVSNDYQFVQVPVQVGYQLRPRKRLGLALIGGFLTNIFVRNTVASQVVVTANDDIYRSLSWAASLGARFRYRPSQHWSASLAGLYQPTIGTSTVSDSPIRSHPTSAGMSFGVDYHF, encoded by the coding sequence ATGAACGAATTGGAAAACATACCGGACGACTTTTGGCGGAAGGCGTTTGACGGGGCCGATGAACGACCTCCGCAGGGGGTATGGGAGGCTATCGAACGGCAGCTTGACGACGATAGTAAAGCCCGCGTTCTGCCGCTGTGGGGGCCAGCATCGATGCCTGTTCAGCGCGCGCTGCTTTGGGGCACCGGCGTGGCAGCATCCGCTGCGCTGTTGCTGGCAGGCTGGTGGTATACACAGTCAACCGATCTGCCGCGATCAGCTGCGTCAGTAGCAACGCACACACAGACTGGCACCGGCCCGGCAACGGCATCGGTTGATGCGTCACCCCAGTCACGGGTTACCAGTCAGCAGCAACACCCGGCTTCGCTGGCAGGGCTTGACCATTTACCCCCCGTCGGTACGCCTGCCTACCGCAGACAGCCTTCTTTCCCGGAACAAGCTGACGTTGCCATGATGACATCGGCACAGTCGGCCATTTCAGCGGCTCTTGCCCGGCACTACGCCAATGCTTCTATCGAGACAGCGCCGTCCGATCAACCGGCAGCGGGGTTAGAGTCGGCTCAGCAGCCTCCGCAGGTGTTCAGGCAGTCGATTAGTTTGTCGATCGTAGCCGTTACGACAACACCGGAGCAACAGGTACCGGCTCAATCAGATCCCGTTCCGGCGGAAGAGTCGGCCACGATCACGCTTGCCGCTCAACCAGCCAAAAACCAGTCTGCACTGGCTAAAGCAACACCGGCTGAGGCAACAGCGGACGTCGCAACAAAACCAATCCGGCGCGAAAAGTGGGCGTCGCTCAGTGTTATGCCGGGCGCATTCAATCCGGCTGTGGCGCTGGCTTCTGCGCCCGTTGCTATCGCCAGTAACAGCGTTCAGGCGGCCAATGGGCATCCAAACACAGCTAACCCCAGCGTCGACAGTCGCAGCAGCCGATCCGTTGCCTACCAGCTAAGTGCCGGGGTTCAACTAACCGATCGCTGGTCGGTGGAAACCGGCGTAGGGTACCTGTCGGCGCAGTCGACGGTCGAAAGCCCCGCACAGGTCAATCTGGCAAGCGTATCGATGCTCACCACCAATGATGCACCTGCTTCCAACAACCTGTTTATCGACGCCATTCGTAGCCGCACAGCCGGTCCGGCAAACGCGTATGTATCGGCGGATCGGAGCGGAGTCCAGCCGTATACCACCGGTCGCTACAGCTCGTCGGAACGGCAGTCTGTTTCGAACGATTACCAGTTTGTGCAGGTACCGGTACAGGTCGGTTATCAGCTGCGCCCCCGCAAGCGGCTCGGACTGGCCCTGATCGGAGGCTTTCTGACCAACATTTTTGTCAGGAATACCGTCGCCAGCCAGGTCGTCGTGACGGCCAACGACGACATTTACCGGTCGTTATCGTGGGCCGCTTCGCTCGGTGCCCGCTTCCGGTATCGCCCATCTCAGCACTGGTCAGCCTCATTGGCGGGCCTGTATCAGCCGACGATCGGGACCAGTACCGTATCGGATTCACCCATTCGGTCGCATCCGACCAGTGCCGGTATGAGTTTCGGAGTTGATTACCACTTTTAA
- a CDS encoding RNA polymerase sigma factor codes for MQDEYELVEGCRRQNRTVQRQLYERFAGKLFVVCKRYIRSPDEAEDVLQDAFVKIYRHIDSFRFECPLEAWLKRIVINTALKHIRKQKPWEQTSDVQELAPILPQSDESLPALNYQYLLQLIQELPPGCRTVFNLYAIEGYNHIEIADLLDIAEGTSKSQYARARGLLMQKLRADERTLTDIPPRTTTT; via the coding sequence ATGCAGGATGAATACGAATTAGTCGAAGGGTGCCGTCGGCAGAACCGAACCGTGCAGCGACAGCTCTATGAGCGGTTTGCCGGGAAGCTCTTTGTCGTATGCAAGCGGTATATCCGCAGCCCCGACGAGGCCGAAGATGTGTTGCAGGATGCCTTCGTCAAGATATACCGGCATATCGATTCGTTCCGGTTTGAATGTCCGCTGGAAGCCTGGCTGAAACGCATAGTCATCAACACGGCCCTGAAACATATTCGTAAACAGAAGCCGTGGGAACAAACCAGCGACGTGCAGGAGCTGGCTCCGATACTGCCACAATCCGACGAGAGCCTGCCTGCATTGAACTATCAGTATCTGTTGCAACTGATTCAGGAATTACCACCGGGTTGCCGGACTGTGTTTAACCTGTACGCTATCGAAGGGTACAATCACATAGAGATTGCTGATCTGCTCGATATCGCCGAAGGGACATCAAAATCGCAATACGCCCGTGCCCGGGGCCTGCTAATGCAAAAACTTCGGGCCGACGAAAGAACACTAACGGATATCCCTCCCCGAACGACAACGACATAA